A stretch of Aspergillus nidulans FGSC A4 chromosome VI DNA encodes these proteins:
- a CDS encoding uncharacterized protein (transcript_id=CADANIAT00009769): MSSCDGASPNCHFTCPRGSKWYACSDEPHFVGCCTSAPCNNATSSTCPQSDIRPASFDGALFDRIRPNNCINSRPDYWFTCNFTDPPFLGCCAINPCANGSCPLEELIPAAWSANDPDQYDLFSDKKPTTNSTAHLSSGEIAGIAVGSVAVFVVILVALFLLIRWRRRRKKLPSSPQPSKVSGDWYGMYSLRPQGGSPK, translated from the coding sequence ATGTCCTCTTGTGATGGGGCCTCTCCCAACTGCCACTTTACTTGCCCGCGAGGAAGCAAGTGGTATGCCTGTTCGGATGAGCCTCATTTCGTGGGCTGCTGCACCTCTGCTCCCTGCAACAATGCCACCAGTTCAACGTGCCCGCAATCCGATATTCGGCCTGCTTCGTTTGACGGAGCTCTATTCGATCGCATCCGGCCTAACAACTGCATCAACTCTCGTCCGGACTACTGGTTCACTTGCAACTTTACAGACCCTCCGTTTCTGGGATGCTGTGCGATTAATCCCTGTGCCAACGGCAGCTGTCCCTTGGAGGAATTGATACCTGCAGCCTGGAGTGCCAACGATCCAGACCAGTACGATCTATTTTCTGACAAGAAACCTACCACTAATTCGACGGCCCATTTATCATCTGGGGAAATCGCCGGGATCGCGGTTGGGAGCGTCGCTGTCTTCGTTGTTATCCTTGTggccctcttcctcctgataAGATGGCGCCGGCGGCGCAAGAAGCTTCCTTCATCACCACAGCCATCAAAGGTTTCTGGCGATTGGT
- a CDS encoding putative DSBA family oxidoreductase (transcript_id=CADANIAT00009760): MGQKKIECYIDIAAYSRYDVKRAQRYFGHDFEVPSFFPILSLLPQRALTYIKQMYPKDKYEATFNSCFESFWYRHIDISNPENLAIALGNVFDKTQIQEILAGANKPETKQALTDVTTKAVKELGAFGCPWFMVHDGKGNVEPFFGSDRFHFMWDYLGLPHGDLELKVQDREKGKL, translated from the exons ATGGGCCAGAAAAAGATCGAGTGCTATATTGACATTG CCGCATACAGTCGATACGACGTCAAACGAGCTCAGCGCTACTTCGGGCACGATTTTGAGGTCCCGAGTTTCTTCCCGATCTTGTCGCTGCTC CCACAACGCGCCCTCACATATATAAAACAAATGTACCCAAAGGACAAATACGAAGCGACCTTTAACTCCTGTTTTGAGTCGTTCTGGTACCGACATATTGACATCTCGAATCCCGAAAACCTCGCCATCGCACTGGGAAACGTCTTTGATAAGACCCAGATCCAAGAGATCCTAGCTGGTGCGAACAAGCCAGAGACAAAACAGGCGCTTACCGACGTAACGACCAAAGCTGTCAAGGAGCTTGGAGCGTTCGGGTGTCCGTGGTTCATGGTGCATGATGGGAAAGGCAATGTGGAGCCGTTCTTTGGAAGCGACCGGTTTCATTTTATGTGGGATTATCTTGGACTGCCGCATGGGGATCTAGAACTGAAGGTTCAAGACagagagaaggggaagctTTAG
- a CDS encoding uncharacterized protein (transcript_id=CADANIAT00009764) — translation MMWFRFLLVALLWSLGSATIMENGQPRADPYPGQCSTIDLDSSWRSYDADAPEISYKGRWDSKHISCAAPGLKLQFSGKKLALSFGEHTSEGTLVAYRIGTLDWLFTNVTADATYQFVGEGTHYEELPGDGDHIFEMRVQIAGVSVDVDDHLTKPPTFKKKVEIIGGSYCQFDRRSVCDIRDAFSMVVCIRARARKCRIWDHSLPWSMPG, via the exons ATGATGTGGTTTCGCTTTCTGCTTGTGGCCCTGCTCTGGTCGCTCGGCTCGGCCACGATCATGGAGAATGGCCAGCCCCGAGCCGATCCTTACCCGGGCCAGTGTTCAACTATCGATCTGGatagcagctggaggagttaCGATGCCGATGCACCTGAGATCTCGTACAAGGGAAGGTGGGATAGTAAACATATTTCATGTGC AGCTCCGGGGCTCAAGTTACAGTTCTCAGGTAAAAAG CTTGCGCTGAGTTTCGGTGAACACACCAGCGAAGGAACGCTCGTCGCTTACCG AATCGGAACGCTGGATTGGCTCTTCACAAACGTTACCGCAGATGCGACGTATCAGTTCGTCGGGGAGGGAACACACTACGAGGAGTTACCCGGTGATGGAGACCACATTTTTGAGATGAGAG TCCAGATTGCTGGGGTGTCCGTTGATGTCGATGACCACCTCACGAAACCTCCGACTTTCAAGAAGAAAGTTGAAATTATTGGAGGATCGTAT TGCCAGTTTGACCGGCGGTCAGTATGCGACATACGAGACGCTTTCAGCATGGTCGTTTGTATACGCGCAAGGGCTAGGAAATGTCGAATTTGGGATCACA GCCTACCCTGGAGCATGCCTGGTTGA
- the fmaE gene encoding monooxygenase fmaE (transcript_id=CADANIAT00009763) translates to MAPFKPLLPPLPIPEGQRKNPPLPIRPPSPTVILRDGLSLSTWLLLGGVLQGAAVAAFGYRSLLPTTLILGYRALDTLLMTLNLKRNRYMDGVIMPKYSAQYPNTDGSFASTLNPTTGSQDGDPAAKPLIVFHLGARCNHPLGLLAPGYKELGDWAEKMYESLRVNPDKYGLLGMTRFVGQSDAAGNETLVIMYMRDYEGLHRFAHDQLHADGVRWWTGIVKAHPHLAIWHETYVVPKGCWENIYAQSQVTGMGDTFFPVIDENNGATEWARGIVDAKGGALRTGSRRLRMKHLEENESELEAYYDLTDGGRTTL, encoded by the coding sequence ATGGCGCCCTTCAAACCCCTCCTGCCGCCTCTGCCCATTCCAGAGGGGCAAAGGAAGAACCCACCCCTGCCCATCCGCCCACCATCTCCCACCGTGATCCTGCGCGACGGCCTCTCCCTTTCGACCTGGCTCCTCCTTGGCGGCGTCCTTCAAGGCGCCGCAGTCGCAGCCTTCGGCTACAGATCCCTCCTCCCGACAACCCTGATCCTGGGCTACAGAGCTCTCGACACGCTCCTCATGACACTCAACCTCAAACGCAACAGATACATGGACGGCGTCATTATGCCGAAATACAGCGCCCAGTATCCCAATACCGACGGTTCCTTCGCCAGTACTTTGAACCCGACTACGGGCTCGCAGGACGGCGACCCAGCCGCCAAGCCGCTGATCGTCTTCCACCTTGGCGCAAGATGCAATCACCCACTGGGCCTGCTCGCGCCGGGTTATAAAGAGCTGGGGGACTGGGCCGAGAAGATGTATGAGTCCCTACGCGTGAATCCGGACAAATATGGCCTCCTAGGCATGACGCGGTTTGTGGGCCAGTCGGATGCCGCGGGAAACGAAACGCTTGTTATTATGTACATGCGTGACTACGAGGGGCTGCATCGCTTTGCGCATGACCAGCTCCATGCGGATGGTGTGCGCTGGTGGACTGGGATTGTTAAGGCGCATCCGCATCTGGCTATCTGGCACGAGACGTATGTAGTGCCGAAAGGGTGCTGGGAGAATATCTATGCGCAGTCCCAGGTTACGGGGATGGGCGATACCTTTTTTCCTGTAATTGATGAAAATAATGGGGCGACGGAGTGGGCGAGGGGTATTGTGGATGCCAAAGGCGGCGCATTGAGGACTGGGTCGAGAAGACTAAGAATGAAgcatctggaagagaacgagAGCGAATTGGAAGCCTACTATGATCTAACCGACGGGGGGAGGACTACTCTATAG
- a CDS encoding Rieske (2Fe-2S) protein (transcript_id=CADANIAT00009762): protein MFTNPFFRSAKADAAWHRVGLLSDFPEISPDSDCQVTSSCKTFRIPTGTTEKPVETDIGLPGDLKDQVLVFRYKGNVHAIDHQCPHSSYPLSQGSLFDIEDFGITLSAGITCPKHGWGFDIFSGKADRGNYKLKIWEAQVRDGPDGKPDEKEVWVRRKQRIG, encoded by the exons ATGTTCACGAACCCCTTTTTCCGTTCAGCAAAAGCCGATGCAGCCTGGCACCGCGTTGGGTTGCTCTCCGACTTCCCTGAGATCTCTCCAGATTCCGACTGCCAGGTCACATCATCATGCAAGACGTTCCGAATCCCCACTGGCACAACCGAGAAACCGGTTGAGACGGATATTGGCCTACCGGGTGACCTGAAAGACCAAGTCTTAGTGTTTCGGTATAAAGGGAATGTTCATGCTATTGATCAT CAATGCCCGCACTCTTCCTACCCCCTCTCGCAAGGGAGTCTATTTGATATAGAAGACTTTGGCATCACGCTCAGTGCGGGGATAACATGCCCTAAGCATGGGTGGGGGTTTGATATCTTCTCTGGCAAGGCGGATCGAGGGAACTACAAGTTGAAGATCTGGGAGGCGCAAGTGAGAGATGGGCCGGATGGCAAGcctgatgagaaggaggtctgggtgaggaggaagcagcGGATTGGTTAG
- a CDS encoding uncharacterized protein (transcript_id=CADANIAT00009768), which produces MATTRTGQRKLKRTSNACVACRQSKIKCTGEQPCANCQRRRVDCRFLETVSKVMVPERYLRELEMQRKTAAAAAVSHGDRQRQPQPQRQLEKEPHAQTHVHEGRTRPAVKRTSTSAFGSEVGVDLDQMLESNGNTCSADTIASQPDEIPPAVGAERTIWTSPFTLPSRIIKKNHKSKRNWTWLAPTSTWSFTTRLKLMIAEKLHIESHYSTPELFDGDLYPIQWSPLPVGSHPDISNLPSIDHALYLFNTVKFHLGHNFCLINEEDFVQQMHAFYYGDAVKQVKECRLWFVQFLLVLAFANAFLFPGHKNPNNANDPPGSKFFIRAMSLMPDHTSLSRGGFVAIEVLALTGLYLYSIDHRSSAHVYVGHAIRIAQMDGMHTQLPEDELGLETVARCRNLWWTLYVLDRHISSSVGASMTPEDSDITTLLEPLTATACSQSDTTLSLSVRLSHLLSYILSSDSYKAIYKATETQLGTFLETTRSILHVLAGHAREIEQIIQLKFQNSVDTMPKGTRHITLLYHQCVIVATRPLLLSVLKERLQKLNHGAEDWQSIVAPTNALISAGIKSAAKTLQILTDEDSLLEVFLPFDMEFTYAAALHITMASALFPNITESQDYIDIQDAYAILDQMVVRGNRLAGARKSELVQLETLFRELSARIERRGLETLILPCPAQSDHAEYFTRMDGGEDVNVSGLAGAAGAAEVTPLSMPGSPNQLAWKLCSSEYGFSKGRVQVVDLDGHKMSVVRAVHPQYVVQHDTDLEEDLARLFARVFAPFGRWQSRRKAMQQGLQGAADAVTGLVASLRLQLRLYTHLSKQAAESGMKEPLASERVHELDVQVADWERRCSANGPNKVRNADSR; this is translated from the exons ATGGCAACCACCCGGACGGGCCAGCGTAAGCTGAAACGCACATCAAATGC ATGTGTCGCCTGCCGCCAAAGCAAGATCAAATGCACGGGCGAACAGCCCTGCGCCAACTGTCAGCGCCGCCGCGTAGACTGCCGCTTCCTCGAGACCGTCAGCAAAGTCATGGTGCCTGAAAG GTACTTGCGGGAATTGGAGATGCAGAGGAAGAccgcggctgcggctgcagtTAGCCATGGTGACCGGCAGCGACAGCCTCAACCCCAACGTCAGCTAGAGAAGGAGCCGCACGCGCAGACGCACGTCCACGAGGGACGAACACGGCCGGCCGTAAAGAGGACGTCGACGTCAGCATTTGGGTCCGAGGTCGGCGTTGATCTGGATCAGATGCTGGAGAGCAACGGCAACACCTGCTCTGCAGACACCATCGCCTCGCAGCCAGACGAGATCCCCCCCGCCGTCGGCGCGGAGCGCACCATATGGACGAGCCCATTCACGCTGCCGTCACGGATTATCAAGAAGAACCACAAGTCCAAGCGGAATTGGA CCTGGCTAGCTCCCACCTCCACCTGGTCCTTCACGACACGCCTCAAACTCATGATCGCGGAGAAACTCCATATCGAGTCGCATTATAGCACTCCCGAGCTCTTCGATGGGGACCTCTACCCGATCCAATGGTCGCCGCTGCCCGTCGGCTCACACCCGGATATCAGCAACCTACCCTCAATTGACCACGCCCTGTACCTCTTCAATACTGTCAAGTTCCATCTAGGCCATAACTTCTGCCTTATAAACGAAGAAGACTTCGTCCAGCAGATGCACGCGTTCTATTACGGAGACGCAGTCAAGCAGGTGAAAGAGTGCCGGCTCTGGTTCGTGCAGTTCCTACTTGTCCTTGCGTTTGCGAACGCGTTTCTGTTTCCCGGACACAAGAACCCGAACAATGCGAATGATCCGCCGGGGTCAAAGTTCTTTATCCGGGCGATGAGCCTCATGCCCGATCATACCAGCCTCTCCCGTGGAGGGTTTGTCGCGATCGAGGTATTGGCACTGACCGGGTTGTATCTTTACTCGATCGACCACCGGAGTTCGGCCCATGTTTAT GTCGGACACGCCATCCGCATCGCGCAAATGGACGGGATGCACACGCAGCTGCCCGAGGACGAACTCGGGCTTGAAACGGTAGCCCGGTGCAGGAATCTCTGGTGGACGCTTTACGTTCTTGATAGGCATATTTCCTCGTCTGTTGGAGCGTCGATGACGCCCGAGGATAGCGATATCACCACGTTGCTGGAGCCGCTTACTGCTACTGCCTGCTCCCAGAGTGATACCACGCTCAGTCTTTCCGTGCGGCTGTCCCATTTGCTATCATACATTCTCTCCT CTGACAGCTATAAAGCCATATACAAAGCCACAGAGACCCAGCTAGGAACATTTCTAGAGACAACCAGGTCGATCCTTCATGTGCTTGCCGGACACGCGCGTGAAATTGAACAGATAATCCAGCTCAAGTTCCAGAATTCGGTAGATACCATGCCAAAGGGAACGAGACACATCACGCTTCTATACCACCAG TGTGTGATCGTCGCAACTcgacctctcctcctctccgtCCTCAAGGAGCGCCTCCAGAAGCTTAATCACGGTGCGGAAGACTGGCAAAGTATCGTTGCGCCAACCAACGCTCTCATCTCAGCTGGGATCAAGTCCGCCGCGAAGACATTACAGATTCTCACGGACGAAGACAGTTTGCTAG AAGTCTTCCTTCCCTTCGACATGGAATTCACCTACGCCGCGGCGCTGCATATAACGATGGCCAGCGCACTCTTTCCAAACATTACGGAAAGCCAGGACTACATTGATATTCAAGATGCCTACGCGATTCTTGACCAGATGGTCGTGCGGGGGAACCGGTTGGCGGGGGCACGCAAGTCTGAGCTCGTGCAGCTGGAAACCTTGTTCCGCGAATTGTCTGCTAGGATTGAACGGCGAGGATTGGAGACGCTCATCTTGCCCTGTCCAGCACAATCTGACCATGCAGAGTACTTTACTAGAATGgatggcggcgaggatgtGAATGTCAGTGGATTggctggcgctgctggtgctgctgagGTGACTCCGTTGAGTATGCCTGGGTCGCC AAATCAGCTTGCATGGAAACTATGCTCGTCGGAATACGGATTTTCGAAGGGGCGGGTGCAAGTGGTAGACCTCGATGGCCATAAGATGAGCGTGGTGCGGGCAGTGCATCCGCAGTATGTGGTGCAGCATGATAcggatctggaggaggattTGGCGAGGCTGTTTGCGCGGGTGTTTGCGCCGTTTGGGAGGTGGCAGTCGCGGCGAAAGGCAATGCAGCAGGGACTACAGGGCgcagcagatgcagtgaCGGGGCTAGTGGcttcgcttcggcttcaacTACGCCTTTACACACACCTATCCAAGCAAGCCGCCGAAAGCGGGATGAAAGAGCCCCTAGCAAGTGAGAGAGTGCATGAACTAGATGTGCAGGTTGCAGATTGGGAGCGCAGATGCAGCGCTAATGGTCCAAATAAGGTAAGGAATGCGGATAGTCGTTGA
- a CDS encoding oxygenase MpaB family protein (transcript_id=CADANIAT00009766) produces MYSRVKGGEGDTKYHAQNPDLQLWVAATLARRRRVYHEFAVFGTLLQVPQSKWPRDQKASGRTITARPFIPLMMYLMLILSVDYLPQEAYAGVCGVVVESVLYEERESDGS; encoded by the exons ATGTATTCTCGCGTCAAAGGCGGGGAAGGCGACACCAAGTACCACGCGCAAAACCCGGACCTCCAGCTTTGGGTTGCGGCTACCTT GGCGAGAAGGCGGAGAGTATACCATGAATTTGCGGTTTTTGGAACATTGCTGCAGGTTCCGCAGAGCAAGTGGCCGAGGGATCAGAAGGCGTCTGGGAGAACTATAACCGCTAGGCCCTTCATTCCGTTGATGATGTACCTCATGCTGATCCTCTCTGTGGATTACCTGCCGCAGGAG GCTTACGCCGGGGTTTGTGGGGTCGTTGTCGAAAGCGTACTATatgaagagagggagagtGATGGTAGCtaa
- a CDS encoding uncharacterized protein (transcript_id=CADANIAT00009765), whose amino-acid sequence MSLNPSSKPVLAVIGVGPGIGEAVSHHFASKGFVVALIARTESKLEKVQKTINDDVGTTASKYYVADARSESSLQSAFAAIKADLGPVDVLIYNAGSRRFTPRNILETSSEEFENFTRINLFGAFFATKCVLPDMLAKSSGTIIFTGATGSIRGNAGVSSFSPGKFGLRSLSQIIAREFQSSGIHAAHLIVDGPVESDIVGGFVRRRWEREGEQGRKKVEEKDLYLMQPKELAEIYWFLYSQPRSTWTQELDVRSMKEGMVSKL is encoded by the coding sequence ATGTCCCTAAATCCCTCCTCCAAACCCgtcctcgccgtcatcggCGTTGGTCCCGGGATCGGCGAAGCGGTCTCCCACCATTTCGCGTCCAAAGGCTTCGTCGTCGCGCTGATCGCCCGAACAGAATCCAAGTTGGAGAAGGTCCAAAAAACCATCAATGACGACGTCGGCACGACCGCATCAAAGTACTACGTGGCCGATGCCCGCTCTGAATCGTCGCTTCAATCCGCTTTTGCCGCGATAAAGGCCGACCTTGGCCCCGTCGACGTGCTAATCTACAACGCCGGCTCGAGACGCTTCACCCCGCGCAACATTCTCGAAACCTCCAGTGAAGAATTCGAGAATTTCACGCGCATCAACCTTTTCGGCGCCTTCTTCGCGACAAAATGCGTTCTGCCTGATATGCTGGCCAAATCCAGCGGAACGATCATCTTCACGGGCGCAACGGGGTCGATCCGCGGCAATGCGGGCGTCTCGTCATTTTCACCAGGCAAGTTTGGACTCCGGTCGTTATCGCAAATCATCGCGCGCGAGTTTCAGAGTAGCGGTATCCATGCTGCGCATTTGATTGTTGATGGGCCCGTCGAGAGTGACATTGTTGGTGGGTTTGTGAGGAGGCGGTGGGAGCGAGAGGGGGAGCAGGGACGGAAGAAGgtggaagaaaaggatctGTATCTGATGCAGCCAAAGGAATTGGCGGAGATTTATTGGTTTTTATATAGCCAGCCGAGGAGCACGTGGACGCAGGAGCTGGATGTAAGGAGTATGAAAGAAGGGATGGTCTCGAAGCTGTGA
- a CDS encoding flavin monoamine oxidase family protein (transcript_id=CADANIAT00009767) yields the protein MFDLLVVGAGLSGLQAALSAQQAGLTVAVVEARDRVGGKIWSVPLASGRGYADLGGAWVNTTLQKRVGAYVKQFELKTVVQRLEGKAIMQDGPQSRFEFPFGVTPSEFSAEEKKSLEMVRDHIQAESLKPGPPKVVDDNISLDQYVRNLGALPATVKMVNIWAQVMHGLDSTEYSAAWFIDYCRRNHGLLAIRADDASGGQHLRFKDGAQSLANEIANLVGASNIHLSSAIASISDHGSHMSITTTTGRTFTGRKVIVSIPSTMYKELNIQPPLPPRLQTVTNATVLGDYNKAIVCYDKPWWRDHGFNGYFASYVGPIILARDTSVDEVGNYCLTCFVNGKPGREWGKMRPHERRAVVLAQLAQVFGHEEEVYKPIEFFDQIWQHETYSRGALAPITALGHLTEYKDVYGKKVGNLHFVGTEYSDEWKGYMEGAICSGEAGGREVVEALRGKERSSL from the exons ATGTtcgacctcctcgtcgtAGGCGCCGGCCTGAGCGGCCTGCAGGCCGCCCTCTCCGCGCAACAAGCCGGGCTCACCGTCGCAGTCGTTGAAGCTCGCGACCGCGTCGGGGGCAAGATCTGGAGTGTCCCGCTGGCTTCGGGGCGTGGGTATGCTGACCTGGGCGGCGCCTGGGTGAACACGACACTGCAGAAGCGAGTCGGCGCGTATGTCAAGCAGTTTGAACTGAAGACTGTCGTCCAGCGACTGGAAGGCAAGGCCATCATGCAGGACGGTCCGCAGAGTCGATTCGAGTTTCCCTTTGGGGTGACGCCGAGCGAG TTCTcagcagaagagaagaaaagccTCGAGATGGTCCGAGATCACATCCAGGCCGAGTCGTTGAAGCCCGGTCCACCAAAAGTCGTAGATGACAACATCAGTCTAGATCAGTACGTGCGCAATCTAGGCGCGTTGCCCGCGACGGTCAAAATGGTCAATATCTGGGCGCAGGTCATGCACGGTCTCGACTCTACAGAGTACTCAGCAGCGTGGTTCATCGACTACTGCCGCAGGAATCACGGGCTACTGGCTATTCGGGCGGACGATGCGAGCGGGGGACAGCACCTGCGTTTCAAAGACG GTGCACAATCTCTCGCCAACGAGATCGCCAACCTCGTTGGCGCTTCCAACATCCACCTTTCCTCCGCTATCGCCAGCATTAGCGACCATGGTTCGCACATGAGCatcacaacaacaacaggCCGGACCTTCACAGGCCGAAAAGTCATTGTCTCCATCCCAAGCACCATGTACAAAGAGCTCAACATCCAGCCACCCCTCCCTCCGCGCCTCCAGACCGTCACGAACGCCACAGTGCTGGGAGACTATAACAAAGCCATCGTCTGCTACGATAAGCCATGGTGGCGCGACCACGGTTTCAACGGGTACTTTGCATCCTACGTCGGCCCTATCATTCTAGCCCGTGACACTTCTGTTGATGAGGTCGGCAACTACTGCCTCACCTGCTTCGTGAATGGGAAGCCAGGGAGGGAGTGGGGAAAGATGCGCCCCCACGAGCGCCGCGCTGTGGTGCTAGCACAACTCGCACAGGTCTTCGGGCACGAAGAGGAGGTGTATAAACCGATCGAGTTCTTCGACCAGATCTGGCAGCACGAGACGTATAGCCGGGGCGCATTAGCGCCAATCACTGCCTTGGGCCATCTTACAGAGTATAAGGACGTGTACGGGAAGAAGGTCGGCAATCTGCATTTTGTCGGGACAGAATATAGCGACGAGTGGAAGGGGTATATGGAAGGGGCAATCTGCTCGGGCGAGGCTGGGGGGCGCGAGGTCGTTGAGGCATTGAGGGGGAAGGAAAGGTCCAGTCTGTAG
- a CDS encoding protein manB (transcript_id=CADANIAT00009761) has product MRLIHAVLGLLAGAAPALVAASPAAPIGNGRDQVSKAVGRHFEIDGKVQYFAGTNCWWLGNLLNDFEVELAVSQIAETGYKVVRTWGFFGVNDPSNPGQPVYYQVLNESLYEGGLGINYGSNGLSFILLRSPAIKRSPNRHLNAGIRRLDTVVSLAERYDIQLVLTFMNNWNDFGGINIYSNAFGSNATTWYTDKKSQRAYREYIKFIVNRYKGSSAIFAWELGNEPRCKGCDPSVIYNWAKSVSAYIKKLDKKHMVALGDEGWLCPPEGDGTYAYDCSEGVDFVKNLEIETLDYGTFHLYPESWGYNYSWGSEWVLQHDAIGKRFNKPVVFEEYGTPLNHTQLERPWQLTTVKETQVAADFIWQFGTVLPVEGTEWGDVNSIYYGTEEYEVLAVQHAWEMARKKVPRH; this is encoded by the exons ATGAGGCTCATTCACGCTGTGCTTGGTCTTCTTGCCGGTGCGGCTCCCGCCCTTGTTGCAGCCAGCCCCGCAGCGCCAATCGGCAATGGCCGAGACCAGGTATCTAAAGCAGTAGGCCGACACTTTGAGATTGACGGCAAAGTGCAGTACTTTGCGGGTACGAACTGCTGGTGGTTGGGCAATTTGCTCAATGATTTCGAGGTCGAGCTTGCTGTCTCTCAGATTGCCGAA ACCGGGTATAAAGTCGTCCGAACCTggggcttcttcggcgtcaacGATCCATCCAACCCCGGCCAGCCTGTCTACTACCAGGTCCTGAATGAAAGCTTGTACGAGGGTGGCTTGGGGATCAACTACGGGTCTAATGGTCTGTCTTTCATACTCCTTCGTTCACCTGCAATCAAGCGCAGCCCTAACAGACATCTGAACGCAGGCATCCGCCGCCTCGACACCGTGGTCTCCCTCGCTGAGAGATACGACATCCAGCTAGTCCTGACATTCATGAACAACTGGAACGACTTTGGCGGAATAAACATCTATAGCAACGCATTCGGCAGCAACGCGACTACCTGGTACACAGACAAGAAAAGCCAAAGGGCATACCGCGAGTACATCAAATTTATCGTCAATCGGTACAAGGGCTCTTCCGCGATTTTCGCGTGGGAACTAGGCAATGAGCCCCGCTGCAAGGGGTGTGATCCATCCGTCATATACAATTGGGCCAAGAGCGTCAGCGCATACATCAAGAAATTAGACAAGAAGCATATGGTTGCACTCGGAGACGAGGGCTGGCTCTGTCCGCCCGAGGGAGACGGGACCTATGCGTACGATTGCTCAGAGGGAGTCGACTTTGTGAAGAACCTCGAGATCGAGACGCTCGACTACGGAACCTTCCACCTCTACCCGGAATCCTGGGGTTACAACTACAGCTGGGGCAGCGAGTGGGTGCTGCAGCACGACGCCATCGGGAAGAGGTTCAACAAGCCCGTCGTCTTCGAGGAATATGGGACTCCGCTCAACCATACGCAGCTCGAGCGGCCGTGGCAGCTGACAACGGTCAAAGAGACGCAGGTGGCGGCAGACTTTATCTGGCAGTTTGGGACTGTGCTGCCGGTGGAGGGAACGGAGTGGGGAGATGTCAATTCCATCTACTATGGAACGGAAGAGTACGAGGTTTTGGCCGTCCAGCATGCGTGGGAgatggccaggaagaagGTGCCGCGGCACTAG